The following is a genomic window from Halichoerus grypus chromosome 5, mHalGry1.hap1.1, whole genome shotgun sequence.
TGATTTGCCcttaattctattaaaaaaaagacaaaaacgtCTATCTGCTTTAGGGAAAGTGCCAAGGATGGATGATCATTTAAAGCTATATAAAACCAGATTATATGAAGTTGACATTCTTAATACTCATCTTCAAcgtttgctttttaaagatttggggCTTCTGAGCCTCTATGCTAGACCTTCTCTTGGTTGGGAACCCTCTTCTCACAGAAGGATTTGAAATTTCATCAGTTGGGAAAAGGCAAAAGGGAGTTGTTGGAAGTCAGAGAGGGCTCATTTTTGGTAGATTAGCTAGAAATTGGAAATGTGGTTTGGCAAAGTCGTTGTATAATTTATCAACTCAAGCTGTAGGAGGAACTGGATAGTAAAAACCTTAGGATACACAGATCGCTTCTTTGCGAAGGACGCTTCATTTCCCAGGCACGCCCGAGCTCAAGGAGTTTCTTCTCGTTTTTTCAGGGGGAGAATGAATGGCTCCAGGACCACTGCATGCAAGTCGGGGATGCCTACCTGATTGTCTACTCCATCACAGACCATGCCAGCTTCGAGAAGGCATCTGAGCTGCGGATCCAGCTCCGCAGGGCCCGGCAGACCGAGGACATTCCTATCATTTTGGTGGGCAACAAAAGTGACCTGGTGCGGTGCCGGGAAGTGTCCGTATCAGGTGAGAGAGGTGGTGCCCCACCACGGACACCCTCTCGGGGTCACCTCCTTTTCCTTCACCTGggccctcttttcttcttctttcgtGAAGCTGGCACCAGGGACTCATTATTAAAATGCTCCGTGGAGTATCGTGTAGAAGATGCCAGCGTTCCCAGCAGATGATCCCTGTGCTGATGGCCGCCCCCTTGTCCATCTGGGCTACTTGCTGGATTCCCGTTTTCCCCAGCCTGGAATTGCTTGAGGGAAAAGATTATGCTCGGGGGGTGGATTTACTGGCACTCCCCAACCTTTTCTCCttgtccttttctcttctctggggaGCTCTTAGGAGTTCAGGGAAATAGAAGTAGTGTCTTTATGTAAGAAGGATGGGAACTCTGATGTGGGGGCACTGTGGGAGTTTCAGTGAGAATAAGAATTCCACTCTGGCTGCCTCTGGTTCCCGGAGACCCTAGGAACACCGTCCCGCCCCTTGCCTTTTGCTTCCTAAGTTTCCGTGAAGGCATCAATCTGATGGTGTCACCTAGACATCTTCATGCTTAGTTCAGGGATATCGCCTatttgctgggggcgggggccctTGAGATTTTATTGTCCACATacagatttggttcctggtgcaatggtaaaaattaaaacccTGCATTGCCAGGCCCCACTCGGGAGGAAAGAAACCTGATGAAGACTTAATGTCTACAACTAGCTTGGGAATGTCTTACTCTTAGGAGACGACTGTCTACactgatcatttttttctaagcCAAACTTGGATACGTGGTCAGTGAACACAACGGAACTTTTGACACGGAGGCCACTCCAGAAAAGCTTGTTTATACAGTTTGCTGGAGACTGTATTGTACATTTGTGAAATCATcaacattttttcaaaataacctCATCAGAGCTTTAACATCgttttttaagagaggaaagtCAAAGAGTAGGATTGTTTTTCAATTCGGGGAAACCGAGTCAGCAGACAGCGTTAAGAATCCGAGCGTGAGGATGAAGCAGGCCTGGATTCGCTTCTGCCGCTTACAGGCTGTGCGAACTCCCTCGTGTTTTTAAAGGTCACCCccgacctcagtttcttcatctgtctgGGAGGGAGAATGTGTTTTCCCAGTAACATGGTAAGTGCAGTAAGTGAAGGCTGCGGTTTTTACTGAGTTGGTGTTACCGTGGCACTCCACACAGCGCATCTGTGGTGGCCCAGCTCTAGAGCCCACCTCTCCTGCTTGCGGGAAGCTTCCTGTGACCGCCTCCCTGTGTGCTGGGAGGACACCGTCACCACCACGTGGCCGCCTGACCTAGAGTTGCCCGGCGACAGCTCCGAGTACGGAGCCCGCTAGCTTGGCCTGGGCCACGGAGCCCCTCTGActttcttctcccctcctttcctccccagaAGGGAGAGCGTGTGCTGTGGTGTTTGACTGCAAGTTCATCGAGACGTCGGCGGCCGTCCAGCACAACGTGAAGGAGCTGTTTGAGGGCATCGTGCGGCAGGTCCGCCTCCGGCGGGACAGCAAGGAAAAGAACGAGCGGCGTCTGGCCTaccagaaaaggagggagagcaTCCCCAGGAAAGCCCGGCGCTTCTGGGGCAAGATCGTGGCCAAAAACAACAAGAATATGGCCTTCAAGCTCAAGTCCAAATCCTGCCATGACCTCTCTGTGCTCTAGGCCCCCACAGTCACCCCAGATGTCCCCCTATGGACATCGTTGAACACCATTGGGACTGATAATCTATATTAGATTGGATCCTTAAGTATTATTAGATAAGGCTTCCCCCATTGTAGCTGGGAATTAGCTTGTTAGCCTCAAGGGCAACATCATGCATGGGAAACGAAAGATCTTTGTAAAATCAGTATTTATTTACAGGAAAAGCCTGACCTTGCTACTTGAACACCCAAGACTCATCAGAGGATGTGTTTGGGGTTCACATGCGTTTGCTCTCTCCTCTGGATAGTAGAGAATTGAAGCCTACAAAAGAATGCTCAGAACAAGaactttttgttattaaaatgtcACCCAGTGTTCCGATACATGAATTTGAGGCCAGTGGGCCATAGACAAATACAGGAAAGCCGTCAAAGGATTTATCCAAAGGAGGGagaatttctttctctgtacCTTATATTCGTGGAGCTAGGATTGTAGAACCGGGCTCATCATAATCATGACTATTATTGCTCCATCAAGCTGTGAAAAGAAATGATGGACCTTCCTGGAAACTAAAGCTTAGCGAACAATTTTTGTTCCATGCCCATAGTTGGGGATCCAGAAATTTGTAGAATTGGGAACTGATAGGGGTACCACTTACGGGATCAAAAatcatatcttggcttttgtgtcttaaattttttgttgaggggaaaattacttaaattctacTTAGTCAAACCAccttttgtgttttcattgtttttaaagtctTAGGGCCatcatgaatatattttaaaaatctgaattattgATAACCTGGAGTGCAAAATgccaaattttgaaatataatcaaaggtctgaatttttataaaacacaaaacataaatACTTCAGTACTTTGGGTTGACCCTTATATGCCACAGCTCTGCtctatttattgttattttgcaaaataataacCATTTTAACATTTGATAAAGCATATTTATGAACATATTTCTTAAtaggaaaaatgtccattttattaccattttctatctttttcagAATATGCAAGTTTTTACCTATATATcttacaataaaagaaataaaatctttgggaaaaaaaggcattcttaaatgttttttcctccccaaataaGACGATTAtgattctttccatttgttttgagAGCAAGCACACTCTACAGAAACATAcctgttattttatttcttcttttcattggTGGTAGCCCCATTGTTATTTGTTTCAAAGACTATCCCTGACATCTCTCCTTCAGAACCATGACTCACAATAATGCAGAGTTATTTTTGGCTAATACAGTTGGGAAGTATTTGGGGTCCTCTAAATGCTAAGCACAATAAAAGCCAGATTGATCTTTTACTTTGGCAAATTCCTGACTGAACAGATGGACCTTTGCTCCCCAAAGGCTTATGGCCCTAAGCTTGACTAAAGCATTAGAGGAAATTAGATTAGggggcaaagaagaaaaaaaaaaaaaggtggttttcaGCCTGCAATCTAGCCAGCATGATTGTAACCAAATTCTCCCTGATGGCATTAATACAGTTTGACCTGCCCGTGGCTGTGTGTGACCCCTTGCTGGAGTGGGATGACCCGGTGTCCCCCTTTCACATCAGTGGCCCCTGCGTGTACCTTCTGGCACCTCCCCTCCCTATGTTTCTGAATATCGCCTAAAGCCACAGCCTTAGAACGCAGTTCTGCTGGCCCGCTCTCCTTTTTCCAAATCCAAATTGAGCACGAGGTGCCCATCTCTGTGCGCTTGGCCTCTTCGCAGTGCTCGAGGAAACAGTACAGGGAGAGGATAAGAGTGAACAGTCAGGCAATGTCACTGCCATTTAACATCAGTGTGTCTTTGGAGCAAAGGCGGAACCTTTGTGACcatcagttttctcctctgcaaaatggggttgTTACTAATACCTACCTGTAAGATTGTGAGATGAACATCTTTTAATCTGCTAAACGTGAAGAGCTCAAGAGACGTCTGTTTTCATCGTCATACACCTTCCATTCTGCATAAATCAGTTTTATAAGTTTGCCTTCCCCCAGATGGAATGGAAACTCCTTAAAATCAGGGACGGCTATTTCTCCCTTTTATCGCTATACTCTTCAATGCAGTCCCTCGTGTATATTGGGCCTTTATCTGTTTCTTTGTGAATAGACTTTCCAAATGGCCCATGAAGTTGACAGGCCATTTTACAGCAAGCAAGTTCAGGGGGATAGGTGGCTTGTCCCAGTTCAGATGTTGTGTCTGGGCTTGGAGTAGAGTCCAGATGTGACTCGGAGTCCTTTGCATCTTTCAGGATCCCAAACTGTTTCCTATAGACACAGCTCTTTTCATCCCCAGGTGCCACCAACACACACCACATGATACCACCTCCACACATCACCCCCCCCATACATAGCACACACTCCACACAAtaccacacccccacacacactatgcaccacacacatgcacaccatacacacacaccacacatcccataccccacccacaccccccacaccGCACACACCCCTCCACAGAGCACACACATAAACATGTACATACAGCAAACACAGCACATATATCCCACACCACTCACCCCGCATCCCACATAcacaacaccacacacacacacacacacacacaccctaaacATACATTCTTTAGGCTATTATCTATTCTAGATTCAACCATCCTAGTCACTTACTTCTAACCTTCCCAGCCAAATGGCCAACAGTTGCCAAGACTCAAGCTGAAGGGCCTGTTGAGGATTGTCCCACGGGGCCTCCCTCAGTTTGAACCAGGGCAGGACAATACAGGGTGCATTCCAGTCTTAGAGGCTTTCTGGGGAAGAGCTacagctctggagtcagacagacttggTTTCACTCTGGTTTCATCACTTAGATGTGTGACCAGGAGGAACTTCTTTAtcctctcagcctcagtttcccatctgtgaCGTGGGAATAACAATGACATCCGCTTcacagggttgtggtgaggatggTGGAGACCTGCAAATGTTATCATCCCGTGAGGACTTCTAATGAGACGTTTATGCCTTCATTCCCTCGTGCATCCTTCAACAGTATGGGGCACCCGGGCACCGCTGGGTGCTGGGAATATAATGACAAAGACATTATCCAGGTCCTCAGAGCCCCCCAAAATTGTATATTTGCCTGTCCCAAGAAGCTAGAGAAGGTGGCTTTGGCGGtgggaagaaactgaaaaaaccATGGGAGGGTTATACCAGGAAGGGTCTGGATTTGCTGCCATTAGATAAGAttcaaatgaaggaaaacattattaataaaatgattgGATTTGATGTGGGAAAGTAAATTgggctatttaaaaaatttccattttggggAAGTGGGAACATTGGGGAAGAGTTGGTTTTTAAGCATCCTACATTGTTGCTCGCTAATACGTGAACTATTCAGTACAGGGAGAGGCAGATGATTATGAGTTCACTTGGCTAAATCTGTGGAGCTCTTGCCGTGCAAGGGGCTGTGGAGAATACATGGTACGAGAAGGAGGTTGTGATACATTAGTGGGAAGTGGGCACAGTGGTGAACAAGGACAACTGCACAAAAACCCAGAATAGGATGTAGAAGATAAGCAGGAGCAGCAGAGACGTGAAGTAAGGCAGTTGGAGCTTGGGTGGGAGAAAGAATTCCTTCCTTGGCCAGTGTAATCATGAATGTCTTCTTGGAGGAAGTGCCATTGAGCTTGATCTTGAAGGCTATTCAAGATTTCCACAGGTAAAATGCAAttagttaaggatctcaagatgaagTCTTTCTGGAGTTAGGGTAGGCCCTCAATCCAATGAATgcacaaaggagagagagagagacttggacacagaagagacacacagggaagagGCCCGCGTGAAGATGGGGCAGAGACAGGAGTGATACAGCTGTAAGCCAATAAGTACCGAGGAATGCCCGGGACCACCAGGagctggaaagggaaggaaggattctcccctaatGTCTTCCAAGTGAGTATGGCCCTGCCCACATCATGATTCTAGAtgtttagcctccagaactgcaagagaatacatttctgttgttttttaagccaccaagtttatgGTAAGCTCCGCAGCCCTAGGAAACGAAATACTTTGGGTTATTTAGGGCAACTTACTTAGCAGCtgtaagcctcaatttcttcatctggaaaacaaG
Proteins encoded in this region:
- the GEM gene encoding GTP-binding protein GEM, whose protein sequence is MTLNNVAMRQGTVGMRPQQRWSIPADGRHLMVQKEPHQCSQRSRHSAAPEDHCRRSWSSDSTDSVISSESGSTYYRVVLIGEQGVGKSTLANIFAGVHDSMDSDCEVLGEDTYERTLIVDGESATIILLDMWENKGENEWLQDHCMQVGDAYLIVYSITDHASFEKASELRIQLRRARQTEDIPIILVGNKSDLVRCREVSVSEGRACAVVFDCKFIETSAAVQHNVKELFEGIVRQVRLRRDSKEKNERRLAYQKRRESIPRKARRFWGKIVAKNNKNMAFKLKSKSCHDLSVL